In Pseudomonas sp. p1(2021b), the genomic window TGCCCATGCTGTCGAGAAAGTGCGTCAGGCCCTCGAGCATGGCCGCCACGGGCTGACCGACCACATAGATCATCACCAGGCCCGTGAACAGGCTGGCCAGCAGCGGAATGATCAGGATCGGTTTGAGCGCATCGAGGCTGCTCGGCAGGCGCGCCCAGCGGCTGATGGCCTTGGCGCTGTAGCCCGCCAGGAACCCTGCGACGATGCCGCCGATGAAGCCGGCCCCAAGGGTGCTGGCCAACAGCCCGCCGATCATGCCGGGGGCGAGCCCGGGCCGGTCGGCGATGGACCAGGCGATATAGCCGGCGAGCAACGGCACCATCAGCTTGAAGGCCGCCTCGCCACCGATTTGCATCAACGCCGCCGGCAAGGTGCCGGGCTCCTTGTAGGCTTCGATGCCGAAGACGAACGACAGAGCGATCAGCAAGCCGCCAGCCACCACCATCGGCAACATGAACGAGACGCCCGTGAGCAAATGCTTGTAGACGCCGGTCTTCTCGCCCTTTTTCACGGCCTCGCCGGTCGCCTCACCCGCCGCCTCCACCTTGCCCTGGGCCAAGGCCTTGTCGAGGGTGGCGCGGGCCTGCTTGAGGGCGATGCCGGTGCCGCAGCGGTAGATGCGCTTGCCGGCGAAGCGCGCAGTCGGCACCTCGATGTCGGCGGCCAATAGCACCACATCGGCCTCGGCGATGGCTTCGGCAGGCAATGGATTACGCGCGCCCACCGAGCCCTGGGTTTCCACGGTGAGCTGGTAACCCAGCTCCTTGGCGGCCTGCTGCAACGCCTCGGCTGCCATGAACGTATGGGCCACGCCCGTGGGGCAGGCGGTGACTGCGACGAGCTTGGGCACGGCAGCAGGCGGCGGCGCCTGCTCGGCGTCGTCCAGCGGCTGCAGCACCTGGGCTTTGGCTGCGGCTTCGTCGAGGAAACTGCCACGGTCGGCCAGGGCCTGGGCCGGCGTGCTCTGGTAGACGCGCTTGCCGACGAAGCGTGCAAGGTCCACGGCACCGGTGCTGACCACCAGCACCCAGTCGGCCTCGGCGATCTGCGCCGGGCTCAGGCAGCGTTCGGGGTGCTCGGCGTCCTGCACCTCGACGCTGGTGCTCCAGCCCCGCTGCTGGGCGGCCGCCGACAGCAGGCGCGCGCTCAGCACACTGGATACCTGGCCGTTGGGGCAGGCAGTGATGATGGCGATGTTCATCGGCAACCCTCTTGTTGTTCTGTCAGTTGCACGGCGCTTTCCAGGCGCGCCAGCTGTTCCCGGTCACGGATACCGAAGCCGACCTGGCTCACCGCCTGGGCGGCGATGGCCGTGGCGCGGCGCAGCGTCTGCCCGGCCGGCTCGCCTTGCAGCAGGCCATGGACCATGCCGGCGACCAGCGAATCGCCGGCGCCGACCGTGCTGGCCACCCGCACCTTGGGCGGTTGCCCATGCAAGGCCAGGCCTTGGGCGAACCAGCTGACGCCCTGCTCGCCCTGGGACACCACCACGTGCTCGATGCCCGACGCCAACAGGCGCTGGGCGGCCACACGCTGCTCGGCCGGACTGTGCATGGCGATACCCAGCGCCTCACCCAGTTCCTCGGTGTTGGGCTTGACCAGCCAAGGCTCAGCCTTGAGACCTGCACGCAACGCTTCGCCGCTGGTATCCAGGGCCACTTTCAGGCCTTTGCCCTTGAGCATCAGCAACAGCGCCTGGAACCACTGGGCATCGACACCCCTTGGCAAGCTGCCGGCCACCACCACCGCATCGTGCCCCGCCACCACCTGTTCAAGGCGCCGCATCAGGGCGGACTGGGCGGCCTCGTCGACTTCCGGCCCCTGGCCGTTGATATCGGTGACGCGGCCATCGGCCTCGACCAGCTTGATGTTGTTGCGGGTTTCGCCAGGCACCCGGACAAAGCAGTCGGCAAAGCCGCGCCAGGCGATGAGCGCTTCGAACGGCGCCAGGTTGTCGCAGCCGAGAAAGCCACCCACGGTCACGCGATGGCCCAGGTCGGCCAGCACCTGCGCCACGTTCAGGCCTTTGCCGGCGGCGTGGCTGTGCTGGGCCTGGCTACGGTTGACCAGGCCCGGGTGCAGGGTTTGCAGGCTGACGGTGATGTCCAGCGCCGGGTTGAGGGTGAGGGTGAGGATCTTGGCCATTTCAGTAACGCTCCACCAGCGCCCGTACCGCGGCGGCGCTGTCTTGTTGCAGGGCCTCGCGCGCCAGGGCGCGGGCCGTCTGGTGATCGGCCTGGCGAACCAGTGCCTTGACTTCGGCGATGCTGCGGGCGGCGACGCTGAGCTCGTCCACGTCCAGGCCGAGCAGCACCGCGACCGCCTGCGGGTCGGCCGCCAACTCGCCGCACACGCCGACCCACTTGCCCTGGGCATGAGCGGCGCGCACGGTCATGTCGATCAGCTGCAGCACGGCCGGGTGCAGGCCGTCGGCCTGGGCCGAGAGGCTGGGGTGGCCACGGTCGATGGCCAGGGTGTACTGGGTCAGGTCGTTGGTGCCGATGCTGAAGAAGTCCACCTCGCGGGCCAGCTGTGGTGCCAGCAGGGCCGCCGAAGGCACCTCGACCATGATGCCGACCTGCAGGTCGGCGACCGGGATTTCCTCGCGCAGGCGATCGACCATGGCCTTGGCCTCGCGCCACTCGTGCACCTGGCCGACCATCGGGAACATGATACGCAACGGGCGATCGTCAGCGGCGCGCAACAAGGCGCGCAGCTGGTCTTCCATCACCTGTGGGCGCTGCAGCGTCAAGCGCACGCCACGCACACCGAGGAAGGGGTTTTCCTCGGCGGCGATCGGCCAGTAGGGCAACGGTTTGTCGCCGCCCACGTCGAGGGTACGCACCACCAGCGGGCGCCCGGCCAGGCCGTCGAGCACGCGGCGGTACTCGGCTTCCTGGGTGGCCACATCCGGTGCCTGGGGGTGGGCCATGAAGATCAGTTCGGTACGCAGCAGGCCCACGCCTTCGGCGCCCTGCTCCACCACCTTGTCGATGCCGGTGCTCTCACCGATGTTGGCGCACACCTCCATGGCGCGGCCGTCGCGGCTCACCGCGGGTTCGTGGCGCTTGGCCCAGGCCGCCTGCAGGCGCTGCTCGCGCAGGTCGCGTTCGGCGAGGGCACGTTGCAGCTCCTCGGCAGGCGGCGCCACGCTGACCCGGCCACGCTGACCGTCTAGCAGCAACGGCGTGCCGGGCTCCAGCAGCAAGATCGCCGCCCCTGCGCCGACCACCGCCGGGATGCCCAGGGCACGGGCGACGATGGCGCTGTGGGCGGTGGCACCGCCTTGTGCGGTGACGATACCGGCCACCCGTGCCGGGTCCAGGCGGGCCACGTCGGACGGGCCGACCTCGGTCATCACCAGCACATAAGGCTGCTGGGGCTCGGGCACGGCCTGGACACCGCACAGTTGCGCCAGCACGCGCCGGCCTATGTCACGCAGGTCGGCGGCACGCTCGGCGAGCAGGGCGTCATGCAGCGCCTCCTGCTGGCGCGCGGCGCTGTCGATGACGGTCATCCAGGCGGCCGCGGCGCTTTCGCCCTGGGCCAGGCGCTGTTCGACCTCATCGCCCAGGCCGGGGTCGGCGAGCATTTCCTGGTGGGTGACGAAGATTTCGCCGATGGCCTTGTCGCTGCGTTGCACCAAGGCCTGCAGTTCGGCATTCACCACCTCCAGGGCCTGGCTTAGCTTCTGGCGCTCCTGAGCAGGCGACTCGCCACGCAGGGGGTAGTCGATTTCGCGCTCGACATGGACATGGGCCGGGCCACTGGCGATGCCCGGCGCGGCACCGATGCCCTGGACCAGGCTGCCGGCAGCAGGGGCTTGCAGCGCTTCGACGACAACCGGTGCAACAAGCACGGCCTGCTCGGGCAGGGGTTCCACGTCTTCGCCCAGGCCCTGCTCGATGGCGGCCAGCAGCACCGGCAACGCATTGCTGGCAATGTTCGGTTCGGCGATCAGTTCCAACGCCTGGCCACGCTGGGCACCGAGGCCCAGCAGCTTGCTCAGGCTCTTGGCCGACACCGCCGGCTGGCCGCTGTCGAGCAGACGCACGCGGATCTCGCCCTCGAAGCCCTTGGCCAGTTGCGCCAGCACTTTCGCCGGCCGGGCATGCAAGCCGTGGGGGTTGGCCAGGACGATGCGCGCACTGGGCCAGTCGCTCGGCGCCTCGCCGCCCAGTACCTCGAGCACGTCGCGGCTGTTGGTGGCTTGGTAGAGCATCTGCCCACGGCCTTCGATCAACACCTCGCACAGGCGCTCGAGCAAGGCCTGGTGGGCAACACCCAGACTGGCCAGGCAGAACAGGCCGTTGAGCGGCTGGTCTCGATAGCGCAGCGGCTGCTGTGGCGTAACGAAGGCCAAGCCTGGCTGGCGCACCTGGCGCTCGCTGTGCAGCCACCACAGGCCTTCGCCCAAGGGCAACGGCTCGGCCTGCTGCAGCACACTGGCAAAGCCTGCCTCGACGCACCCGGCGCGCTGCAGCAGGCGCGCACCACGCCAGGCCAGCTCGTCGAAATCCTCGGCCGCCAGGTTCAGGCCCACCAGCTGCGCATCGAGCGCCAGCTCTTGGGGGGCGCCCTGCAGTAGCTTGAGCAGGGCCTCGGCGGAGCTGGCCCGGCGCAAGGCCTCGGCCAGGTCGGTCTCGCCCAGGGCGCGGGTCAGCAACTGCAACAGGCGCAGGTGCTCATCCGAGCGGGCCGCGATGCCGATGGCCAGGTAGACGACCTGGCCATCGCCCCAGTCGACCCCCTCGGGAAACTGCAGCAGTCGCACACCGGTGGCGAACACCTGATCGCGGGTCTGCGGGGTGCCATGAGGGATGGCAATACCCTGGCCGAGGAAGGTCGAGCCTTGCATCTCGCGGGCCTCGAGCCCTTGCAGGTAACCTTCGGCGACCAGGCCGTCAGCGACCAGCCGATCGGCCAGCAGGCGCAACGCCTGGGCCTTGTCGGCGGCCACCTGGCCCATGGCGATCTGCTCCTGAGCGAGCTCCAGCATGACCTTCTCCTTTTGCAGCCCCGGGGTCGGGTACTGAGGTATTGTTGTGAAATTCACGAAAAGGGCCAGTTCGACGACCTTGCGCGGGTGGCAAGCCGCGGCAGGAAAATCGCCTGCTGAATCGTTTAATCTGACCAGGAGGCCACGTTACTCGATAATCTTGCGACGAAAAAGCCCCATCCCGTCGGACAATTGCGACAATGGTCGCCTGCGCACGGCCTGGCCCTTGGGTCACACTACCCGGTCAAGCTCCGCAGCAGCCCCGGTAATAACAAGGAAAATTCGGTGAAACTCAGCGATATCGCCCGTCTGGCCGGTGTGTCCGTGACCACCGCCAGCTACGTCATCAATGGCAAGGCCGAACAGCAGCGCATCAGCAACAGCACGGTCGAGCGCGTGCGCGCGGTGGTCGAGGCCCACGGCTTCACGCCCAACCCGCAGGCTGCTGGCCTGCGCAGCCGGCACACCCGGACCCTGGGCTTCATTCTCCCGGATCTGGAGAACCCCAGCTATGCCCGTATCGCCAAGCAGCTCGAGCAAGGGGCCCGCGCTCGTGGCTACCAGCTGCTGATCGCCAGTAGCGACGACCAGCCGGACAGCGAACGGCAGTTGCAGCAACTGTTCCGCGCCCGCCGCTGCGATGCCCTGTTCGTTGCCAGCTGCCTGCCGCCGGACGACGACAGCTACCGCGAACTACAGGACAAGGGCCTGCCGGTGATCGCCATCGACCGGCGCATGGACCCGTCGTACTTCTGCTCGGTGATCAGCGACGATCGCGATGCCAGCCGCCAATTGGCCCAGAGCCTGCTGGACACGCACCCGCGCACCATCGCCCTGATCGGTGCGCGCCCGGAGCTGTCGGTCAGCCAGGCCCGCGCCGGCGGTTTCGATGAAGCGCTGCAACCGTTCGCGGGCCAGGTACGCCGCTATCAGGGCGAGGCCTTCAGCCGTGAATGCGGCCAGCGTCTGATGCAGCAATTGATCGAAGATTTCGGCGGCCTGCCCGATGCCTTGGTCACCACCTCCTATGTACTGCTGCAAGGCGTGTTCGACACCCTGCAGGCACGCCCGGCCGATTCGCGCCAGTTGCAGCTGGGTACCTTCGGTGACAACCAGTTGCTGGACTTCCTGCCTCTGCCGGTCAACGCCATGGCCCAGCAGCACGGACAGATCGCCGTCACCGCCCTGGAACTGGCCCTGGCCGCTATCGAAGACAAACGCTACGAGCCCGGCGTGCATGCCGTGGCGCGTACGTTCAAACAACGCATCAGCGCAGGTTGACCATGCGCCTGATCGACACCCACACCCACCTGGACTTCCCCGACTTCGACGCTGACCGCCAACGCCTGCTGGCCAATGCGGCGGCCCTCGGCGTGGAACGCATGGTGGTGCTGGGTGTGTATCAGGACAACTGGCAACGCGTGTGGGACCTGGCCTGCAGCACGCCCAACCTGCATGCCGCGCTCGGGCTGCACCCGGTGTACCTTGACCAGCACCGCCCCGAGCACCTGGCCCAGCTGCGCGACTGGTTAGAGCGCCTGCAAGGCGACCCGCGCCTGTGCGCGGTGGGCGAGTTCGGCCTGGACTTCTACCTGCCGGAACTGGACAAAGGCCGCCAACAAGCACTGTTCGAGGCGCAACTGCAACTGGCCTGCGACTTTGCCCTACCCGCCCTGCTGCATGTGCGCCGCAGCCACGCCCAGGTGATCGCCACCCTCAAGCGCTACAAACCCGCCCGCGCCGGCATCATCCATGCCTTCGCCGGCAGCTACGAAGAGGCCCGCGAGTACATCCGGCTGGGTTTCAAGCTGGGCCTGGGCGGTGCCGCCACCTGGCCCCAGGCGCTGCGCCTGCGCAAGACGCTGCCACGCCTGCCGCTGGAAAGCGTGGTGCTGGAGACCGATGCGCCGGACATGGCGCCGTCGATGTTCCCAGGGGTGCGCAACAGCCCGGAGCACCTGCCGCAGATCGCCGGCGCGCTGGCCGAGGTGATGGGCATCGAGGCCGACCGGTTGGCCGAGGCCAGTACCCACAATGCC contains:
- a CDS encoding PTS fructose-like transporter subunit IIB, with translation MNIAIITACPNGQVSSVLSARLLSAAAQQRGWSTSVEVQDAEHPERCLSPAQIAEADWVLVVSTGAVDLARFVGKRVYQSTPAQALADRGSFLDEAAAKAQVLQPLDDAEQAPPPAAVPKLVAVTACPTGVAHTFMAAEALQQAAKELGYQLTVETQGSVGARNPLPAEAIAEADVVLLAADIEVPTARFAGKRIYRCGTGIALKQARATLDKALAQGKVEAAGEATGEAVKKGEKTGVYKHLLTGVSFMLPMVVAGGLLIALSFVFGIEAYKEPGTLPAALMQIGGEAAFKLMVPLLAGYIAWSIADRPGLAPGMIGGLLASTLGAGFIGGIVAGFLAGYSAKAISRWARLPSSLDALKPILIIPLLASLFTGLVMIYVVGQPVAAMLEGLTHFLDSMGTTNAVLLGLLLGGMMCVDLGGPINKAAYAFSVGLLASSSYAPMAATMAAGMVPPIGLGIASFLARRKFAQSEREAGKAALALGLCFISEGAIPFAAKDPLRVIPASIAGGALTGALSMYFGCKLMAPHGGLFVLLIPNAINHALLYLVAILAGSLLTAVVYAVIKKGERVELAVAPVKG
- the pfkB gene encoding 1-phosphofructokinase, which produces MAKILTLTLNPALDITVSLQTLHPGLVNRSQAQHSHAAGKGLNVAQVLADLGHRVTVGGFLGCDNLAPFEALIAWRGFADCFVRVPGETRNNIKLVEADGRVTDINGQGPEVDEAAQSALMRRLEQVVAGHDAVVVAGSLPRGVDAQWFQALLLMLKGKGLKVALDTSGEALRAGLKAEPWLVKPNTEELGEALGIAMHSPAEQRVAAQRLLASGIEHVVVSQGEQGVSWFAQGLALHGQPPKVRVASTVGAGDSLVAGMVHGLLQGEPAGQTLRRATAIAAQAVSQVGFGIRDREQLARLESAVQLTEQQEGCR
- the ptsP gene encoding phosphoenolpyruvate--protein phosphotransferase encodes the protein MLELAQEQIAMGQVAADKAQALRLLADRLVADGLVAEGYLQGLEAREMQGSTFLGQGIAIPHGTPQTRDQVFATGVRLLQFPEGVDWGDGQVVYLAIGIAARSDEHLRLLQLLTRALGETDLAEALRRASSAEALLKLLQGAPQELALDAQLVGLNLAAEDFDELAWRGARLLQRAGCVEAGFASVLQQAEPLPLGEGLWWLHSERQVRQPGLAFVTPQQPLRYRDQPLNGLFCLASLGVAHQALLERLCEVLIEGRGQMLYQATNSRDVLEVLGGEAPSDWPSARIVLANPHGLHARPAKVLAQLAKGFEGEIRVRLLDSGQPAVSAKSLSKLLGLGAQRGQALELIAEPNIASNALPVLLAAIEQGLGEDVEPLPEQAVLVAPVVVEALQAPAAGSLVQGIGAAPGIASGPAHVHVEREIDYPLRGESPAQERQKLSQALEVVNAELQALVQRSDKAIGEIFVTHQEMLADPGLGDEVEQRLAQGESAAAAWMTVIDSAARQQEALHDALLAERAADLRDIGRRVLAQLCGVQAVPEPQQPYVLVMTEVGPSDVARLDPARVAGIVTAQGGATAHSAIVARALGIPAVVGAGAAILLLEPGTPLLLDGQRGRVSVAPPAEELQRALAERDLREQRLQAAWAKRHEPAVSRDGRAMEVCANIGESTGIDKVVEQGAEGVGLLRTELIFMAHPQAPDVATQEAEYRRVLDGLAGRPLVVRTLDVGGDKPLPYWPIAAEENPFLGVRGVRLTLQRPQVMEDQLRALLRAADDRPLRIMFPMVGQVHEWREAKAMVDRLREEIPVADLQVGIMVEVPSAALLAPQLAREVDFFSIGTNDLTQYTLAIDRGHPSLSAQADGLHPAVLQLIDMTVRAAHAQGKWVGVCGELAADPQAVAVLLGLDVDELSVAARSIAEVKALVRQADHQTARALAREALQQDSAAAVRALVERY
- the cra gene encoding catabolite repressor/activator, which produces MKLSDIARLAGVSVTTASYVINGKAEQQRISNSTVERVRAVVEAHGFTPNPQAAGLRSRHTRTLGFILPDLENPSYARIAKQLEQGARARGYQLLIASSDDQPDSERQLQQLFRARRCDALFVASCLPPDDDSYRELQDKGLPVIAIDRRMDPSYFCSVISDDRDASRQLAQSLLDTHPRTIALIGARPELSVSQARAGGFDEALQPFAGQVRRYQGEAFSRECGQRLMQQLIEDFGGLPDALVTTSYVLLQGVFDTLQARPADSRQLQLGTFGDNQLLDFLPLPVNAMAQQHGQIAVTALELALAAIEDKRYEPGVHAVARTFKQRISAG
- a CDS encoding TatD family hydrolase; this translates as MRLIDTHTHLDFPDFDADRQRLLANAAALGVERMVVLGVYQDNWQRVWDLACSTPNLHAALGLHPVYLDQHRPEHLAQLRDWLERLQGDPRLCAVGEFGLDFYLPELDKGRQQALFEAQLQLACDFALPALLHVRRSHAQVIATLKRYKPARAGIIHAFAGSYEEAREYIRLGFKLGLGGAATWPQALRLRKTLPRLPLESVVLETDAPDMAPSMFPGVRNSPEHLPQIAGALAEVMGIEADRLAEASTHNACELFGW